A single genomic interval of Adhaeribacter pallidiroseus harbors:
- a CDS encoding GumC domain-containing protein: protein MAAPEYSLVRFLPLLQKWRWPLGSVTVAGFLVSVVTSLLLPNIYRSTAIFYPTNLPALETTLNPEFTNQEQLGLSMSSDDADRLISLGQSEPVLRHIIQKFNFAQHYGYLNLENTDLVRQKVLEELLYNYRIAQNNRSAVEVSFDDKDRNFAARVANAIMQQIDTVNQQLTRLNQQKLVQRFAQRQKVVKAELQKIQDSLFTTRQQYGIFGSISPQTQDRPESYFLAQRLVQTETDLQQAQATLKSYQAQLPSSHTSIVSLKAEIKGLQAALLALKNKSGGSSINLESYLAGTDKVTRLETAFNLLQEEYQKAHQNYEDARLTLSNYPTSLYVVQSATPALKKVRPIRWLIVLGSTFLTFTLSVVVISILERKWLVRREKYYA, encoded by the coding sequence ATGGCGGCCCCGGAATATAGTTTAGTTCGTTTTTTACCCTTGCTGCAGAAATGGCGTTGGCCCCTGGGTAGTGTTACGGTAGCTGGTTTTTTAGTTAGCGTAGTAACCTCTTTATTACTGCCGAATATTTACCGTTCCACGGCTATCTTCTATCCCACTAATTTACCGGCGCTGGAAACTACCCTGAATCCGGAATTTACCAACCAGGAGCAGTTAGGCCTCAGCATGAGTTCCGATGATGCCGACCGCCTGATTAGTTTAGGTCAATCCGAGCCAGTGCTGCGTCATATTATTCAAAAATTTAATTTTGCACAGCATTACGGCTATTTAAACCTGGAAAATACCGACCTGGTCCGACAGAAAGTGCTGGAAGAATTATTATATAATTACCGCATTGCTCAAAATAACCGATCGGCGGTAGAAGTTTCTTTCGACGATAAAGACAGAAACTTTGCAGCCCGGGTGGCTAATGCCATCATGCAACAAATAGACACGGTAAACCAGCAACTAACCCGATTAAACCAGCAAAAATTAGTGCAGCGATTTGCCCAACGGCAAAAAGTTGTTAAAGCGGAATTACAAAAAATTCAGGACTCCTTATTTACCACCCGGCAGCAATATGGCATTTTTGGTTCTATTTCTCCCCAAACGCAAGATCGTCCGGAAAGCTACTTTTTGGCGCAGCGACTGGTGCAAACCGAAACAGACCTGCAACAAGCCCAGGCTACTTTAAAAAGCTACCAGGCCCAATTACCCTCTTCGCATACCAGCATAGTTTCCTTAAAGGCCGAAATAAAAGGATTACAAGCGGCCTTACTAGCCCTTAAAAATAAAAGCGGCGGCAGCAGCATTAACCTGGAATCTTACCTTGCCGGAACCGATAAAGTTACTCGCCTGGAAACGGCTTTTAACCTGTTGCAGGAAGAATATCAGAAAGCCCACCAAAATTACGAAGATGCCCGGCTTACCCTCAGCAATTATCCCACATCTTTGTACGTGGTGCAATCCGCTACTCCGGCCCTTAAAAAGGTGCGCCCCATTCGCTGGTTAATTGTGCTGGGATCTACTTTTCTCACTTTTACCCTGTCGGTGGTAGTAATCAGTATTCTGGAACGTAAGTGGTTGGTTCGCCGGGAAAAATACTACGCATGA
- a CDS encoding O-antigen ligase family protein, translating into MILPGYTSGISAIKIYLAFSVLFLVSLSLAIYYQNLYYLILPVVVVVTAILLIDYTILYYLLLLAIPFSTEVDLPNGFGTDLFSEPLIVLLACCTLGSWLLSEKPERRFYQHPLIILLLIIFCWSVATTLVSQNYLRSIKYLLAKSWYLLVFVFLTGRLLRHTTTLRQFLYIFIAALGVVVSITLFRHALVGFSFALVNKMVAPFLRNHVMYGVLAAAALPYAVYITWQQKNKFLKILLGTVSLLLLAGVIASYTRASWLSLPLAIVYGFLIRFRLTKYLLIFVLVTGLSAVLYLSSNYRYMQYAPDYQKTIFNQDDITKHLQATYTLRDLSGMERVYRWLAASRMVADRPWMGSGPNSFYPEYLKYTVSRFTTYVSDNPEKSTVHNYYLLQFAEQGYIGGFLFLILTGYALLLPEKIYHRTTARSEHKKLVLAAGLCFYIITVHLFLNELVETDKIGFLFYTSLVVLVRLDIWTVESKTFN; encoded by the coding sequence ATGATTTTACCTGGGTATACATCTGGTATTTCGGCTATAAAAATTTACCTAGCTTTTAGTGTTCTTTTTTTGGTTAGTCTTTCGCTGGCTATTTACTACCAGAACCTGTACTATCTAATTTTGCCCGTTGTGGTGGTTGTTACGGCCATTCTGCTTATCGATTATACTATTCTGTATTATTTACTGCTATTAGCTATTCCTTTCTCCACCGAGGTAGACTTACCCAATGGCTTTGGTACGGATCTTTTTTCGGAACCACTCATTGTTTTACTAGCTTGTTGTACCCTGGGATCCTGGCTGCTGAGCGAAAAACCGGAAAGGCGCTTTTACCAGCATCCCTTAATTATATTGTTACTTATAATTTTTTGCTGGTCCGTAGCTACCACGTTGGTATCGCAAAATTACCTGCGATCGATAAAGTACTTACTGGCGAAAAGCTGGTATTTACTGGTTTTTGTTTTTTTAACGGGCCGCTTGCTTCGCCATACAACAACCTTGCGGCAATTTCTTTATATTTTTATTGCTGCATTAGGGGTGGTGGTAAGTATCACATTATTCCGGCATGCGCTCGTGGGGTTTTCTTTTGCGTTAGTTAATAAAATGGTTGCTCCCTTTCTCCGGAACCATGTAATGTACGGGGTACTAGCGGCGGCGGCTTTACCTTATGCCGTATATATTACCTGGCAGCAAAAAAATAAATTTTTAAAAATTTTACTGGGCACGGTTAGTTTGTTATTGCTAGCCGGCGTAATAGCTTCCTACACCCGGGCTTCTTGGTTGAGTTTACCTTTGGCAATAGTTTATGGTTTCCTCATTCGGTTTCGATTAACTAAATACCTGCTAATTTTTGTTTTAGTAACTGGCCTATCGGCAGTGCTGTATTTAAGTTCAAACTACCGGTATATGCAATACGCCCCGGATTACCAGAAAACTATTTTTAACCAGGACGATATAACCAAACACTTACAAGCAACCTATACCTTGCGCGATTTATCGGGTATGGAACGGGTTTACCGGTGGTTGGCGGCTAGTCGTATGGTTGCGGATAGGCCCTGGATGGGAAGCGGTCCCAATTCTTTTTACCCCGAATATTTAAAATACACCGTATCGCGGTTTACCACTTACGTAAGCGATAATCCCGAAAAATCAACCGTTCATAACTACTATCTTTTGCAATTTGCGGAACAAGGGTACATCGGCGGCTTTCTATTTTTGATTCTTACCGGTTATGCTTTATTGTTACCGGAAAAAATTTATCACCGAACAACTGCCCGATCGGAACACAAAAAACTTGTATTAGCGGCTGGTTTGTGCTTTTATATAATTACGGTGCATTTGTTTTTAAATGAACTGGTCGAAACTGACAAAATCGGCTTTTTATTTTATACTTCTTTAGTTGTGCTGGTCCGGTTGGATATCTGGACGGTTGAGAGCAAAACGTTTAATTAA
- a CDS encoding NAD(P)/FAD-dependent oxidoreductase — protein MKNKIIAEKSGVIDVVIIGAGAAGLSAALFLVRARRSTIIFDAGSKRISSSKNIHELLGFENKSPEEFHNLGEKEIVKYGGDIRKEKVLKIEAISNNLFAVQSTNSFVTAKTVVIATGLIDVIPEIPGLKEGWGKDIHVCPCFTGYELHNKKVVVFGLQDRIGQLSKFLTAWTNNVTVVTNQPFAPTWIKKLSAVDVQVINSEVASVIRSNGKLKGVITSDGQKISCDAIFVSTSMQASSNLASTLCKVDEFGFAETDAVGQTSRPGLWVIGNANDPIGHLAHAIASGTKVGPMVTDYLLEYSLADLIK, from the coding sequence ATGAAAAATAAAATAATTGCTGAAAAATCAGGTGTAATCGACGTGGTAATTATTGGAGCAGGTGCAGCAGGTCTGAGTGCAGCTTTATTTTTAGTTAGAGCAAGGCGTTCTACGATCATTTTTGATGCAGGCTCAAAACGAATTTCCTCATCAAAAAATATTCACGAATTGTTAGGTTTTGAAAACAAGAGCCCAGAAGAGTTTCATAATTTAGGTGAAAAAGAAATCGTAAAGTATGGCGGTGACATAAGAAAAGAAAAGGTGCTTAAAATTGAAGCTATAAGCAATAATCTTTTTGCAGTTCAGAGTACTAACAGCTTTGTAACTGCAAAAACGGTTGTTATAGCCACCGGTTTAATTGACGTAATACCTGAAATTCCGGGACTTAAAGAAGGTTGGGGGAAAGACATTCATGTTTGCCCTTGTTTTACAGGCTATGAGTTGCACAATAAAAAAGTAGTAGTTTTCGGACTACAAGATCGGATTGGGCAATTAAGCAAGTTTCTTACTGCCTGGACAAATAACGTAACGGTTGTAACGAACCAACCATTTGCACCAACATGGATAAAAAAATTAAGCGCGGTTGATGTACAGGTAATAAATTCTGAAGTGGCATCTGTTATTCGTAGTAACGGCAAATTAAAAGGGGTGATCACTTCAGATGGCCAGAAAATTAGCTGTGATGCCATATTTGTTTCCACTTCTATGCAAGCTTCTTCTAACCTGGCCTCAACTCTTTGTAAGGTTGATGAATTTGGATTTGCAGAAACTGATGCAGTAGGCCAAACCAGTAGACCTGGATTATGGGTAATTGGAAATGCGAACGATCCTATTGGCCATTTAGCGCATGCAATTGCATCAGGCACAAAAGTTGGACCTATGGTTACTGACTATTTGCTAGAATACTCTCTGGCAGATTTAATAAAGTAA
- a CDS encoding GAF domain-containing SpoIIE family protein phosphatase: MKKELDLKKLELSALLEVTQAINGNLTDQALYKIYHFTLLAQLQISRLSLFVLEDAWECKVNFGTNHNFKNGEVLPNAITCLTEISYVTDLNLDAQWSEFETVVPILQNKKIIAFVFIGNSHDYYSTLGALSFVQTLSNIILVAMQNRRMARQRLAEEAIRNEIKIAREVQTMLFPKKLPNDQAVAIHASYLPHSSIGGDYYDYIEIDEDQFLFCIADVSGKGVPASLLMSNFQAGLRTILRQTTNLLTVVSELNFLIYSNAIAEKFITAFFGIYNRRTKILSYVNAGHNSPVMLHENNTIQLLTEGCTMLGIFETLPFISVTEVAIPVKSLIMCYTDGLTEVFNTDEDEYGLDNTIKFLQKCRYLPLPKLHEELLEEIKMHNQGSTSFHDDITLLSCRFK; the protein is encoded by the coding sequence ATGAAGAAAGAGCTGGATTTAAAAAAGCTCGAGCTATCGGCATTGCTGGAAGTTACCCAGGCCATTAACGGAAATTTGACCGATCAGGCACTGTATAAAATTTATCATTTTACTTTACTGGCGCAATTACAAATTTCGCGTTTGAGTTTATTTGTACTGGAAGATGCCTGGGAGTGTAAAGTAAATTTTGGTACGAATCACAATTTTAAAAATGGCGAAGTTTTGCCAAATGCCATTACTTGCCTCACCGAAATCAGTTATGTGACCGACTTAAACCTGGATGCGCAATGGAGTGAGTTTGAAACCGTAGTGCCTATTCTGCAAAATAAAAAAATCATTGCTTTTGTTTTTATTGGTAATTCCCACGATTACTATTCTACCCTCGGCGCTTTGTCTTTTGTGCAAACCCTGAGTAATATTATTCTGGTGGCCATGCAAAATCGCCGGATGGCCCGCCAACGTTTAGCGGAAGAAGCTATCCGGAACGAAATAAAAATTGCCCGTGAAGTGCAAACCATGCTCTTTCCTAAAAAGTTGCCGAACGATCAGGCAGTAGCTATTCACGCCAGTTATTTACCGCACTCCTCCATTGGAGGCGATTACTACGACTACATCGAAATTGACGAAGATCAGTTTTTGTTTTGCATTGCCGATGTGTCCGGGAAAGGAGTGCCGGCTTCGTTACTCATGTCAAACTTCCAGGCGGGCTTACGAACCATTTTGCGGCAAACCACCAATTTACTTACCGTAGTATCGGAACTTAATTTTTTAATTTATAGCAACGCCATTGCCGAGAAATTTATCACGGCCTTTTTCGGGATTTATAATCGGCGTACTAAAATTCTGAGCTACGTAAATGCCGGCCATAACTCGCCGGTAATGTTACACGAAAACAATACCATCCAACTTCTCACGGAAGGGTGCACCATGCTGGGTATTTTTGAAACTTTGCCATTTATCTCGGTAACCGAGGTAGCCATACCGGTTAAATCGTTGATTATGTGTTATACGGATGGCTTAACCGAAGTTTTTAACACCGACGAAGATGAATATGGTTTAGATAATACCATTAAATTTTTGCAGAAGTGCCGTTACCTGCCGCTTCCAAAATTACACGAAGAGTTATTGGAAGAAATAAAAATGCACAACCAGGGCAGCACCAGCTTTCACGACGATATCACTCTGCTTTCCTGCCGGTTTAAGTAA